CTGCTGCCCGCCCTGGCCCTGCTGCTCGCCGACCGCAAGGAGGCACGCGCCGGCGCGGTGCACGCGTGACCGTACGGGCCCTGTCACCGCACCTCCGCCGTCCGCGCCCAGGGCGCGGCGGGCGGGAATGCGACGACAGGGCCCGAGGCGACCGCCCGGTACGGCGCGCCCGTACCCGTGGTCGGTGGCCGGCGCTCAGCGCGAGGAGGGCAGCCAGCCGTCCTGGACGGCGTGCACCCCCGCCTCGAAGCGGCTGCGCGCGTCCAGGCGTTCCATCAGGGTGGCTGCGGTGCGCCGGGCCGTGCGCGGGGAGACCCCGAGGCGCTTGGCGATGGCCTCGTCGGTGTAGCCCTGGGCGAGCATCTTGAGCACGGCACGCTCCTGCGGCGGCATGCCCCTCGCCTCGCACTTCGGCGTGCTCCCCAGCGCCGTCGCGGTGTTCCACACGCCCTCGAAGAGCGCGCACAGGGCCGCGACCGTTCCCGCCCCGCTCAGCACCACCCCGCCGACCCGGGCGTCGCTCGTGTCGACCGGCAGCACCGCCTTGCACCGGTCGAAGATGATCATCCGGACCGGCAGTTCGGGCACGGTACGGACCTGTCCGCCGCGGGAGTGCAGCCAGCCGACGTGGTCCAGGGTGGGCTGATGGTTGCGCACGCTGTCGAGATAGACCGTCCGCATCCGCACCCCGCGGTCGAGCAGGGCGGAGTTGGGGGCGCGACTGGCCTGGAGGTCCTCGGCCCGGTGCGCGCCGCCCGGCGCGAACGTGGCGACCTCGACCTGGGCCGACTGGGCCAGCTCCGCGAGCCGTTCCCGGATCGCCTCCAGGCCGTCCAGCTGTTCTGAATCGCTGTCGATGCCCCGTGGTCGTAGCGAGGAGCATTCGGCGATCAGTTGGGCCGCCGCCGCTCTGGATTTCTCCACGCGCATCTGCTGCGCCGCCAACTCCGCCTGCTGGCGCGCCAGCAGCACCTCCATGGCGGTCTCCGGGCCGACGGCCCGGAACCCTATGCCCTTGCGGGCCGATGGCTGGATCAAGGCGAGTTCGCTGAGCCGGTCCAGCCCCGCGCGAACCCGTTCCTCCGGCAGCCCGAGCCGGGACACGAGGACGATGATGCCCTCCAGTGGATTGGCCAGCATCCACCGGTAGATGGCTTCTGCCTCGGCATCCAGTCCCAGAACCTCCAACATGATGCAGTCCCCCTGTTGCTGTCACACACTGCACACACTGTGTTCGAAACTTAGTGCCCCTGAGCTTACTGACCTTGAACTGCGGATGGCGGCCCGGCGGCACGGAGGACGGTTCCGGCCAATCGCTCGGCTTTCAACCATCCGTGGTGCCAGAGTGAGGACCGCGGCGCGTCCCGTCCGGCCCGAGGCGCTTCCCCGCCCATTCGAGGACGGCTTCCGGGACGGCTTTCGGGCCCCTTCCGCATGACGCTTTATGCCATGGCACAAAGCGTCCATCGCGAGCCGGTCCACCGCCGCTGAACAGCGCCGAAGATGAAGTCATGTATCTCATCCACGTGCGCCTGCGCGCCCCTGCCGAGGCGCCCGCCCGGCCCGATCTGGCGGCGATCATTTCCTCGTACGCCGAGGAAAGCGACGGCCTGGAACACGTCTCCGTGCACGCGCACGCCGGCGAGGGCCTCACGCTGGGTCTTTTCCTCCTCGCCGGCTCTCTGGCCGCGGCCGAGGACAGTGCCGCGCGACTGTCGCGGCGCGCCGTGGAACACCATCCGGACCTGCTCGGCTACGGCGTCGTGACCTCCGGGGCCGTCCTGGTGCCCGGCCCCTGGTGGGACACGTGAGCCCCGCGTTTCCCCAGGTCGGGGTGGACGGGTTAGGACGCTGCACATTCCGTCCAGCCGTCTGCTGTTCCCTCCGGCCC
The sequence above is a segment of the Streptomyces asoensis genome. Coding sequences within it:
- a CDS encoding helix-turn-helix domain-containing protein, translating into MLEVLGLDAEAEAIYRWMLANPLEGIIVLVSRLGLPEERVRAGLDRLSELALIQPSARKGIGFRAVGPETAMEVLLARQQAELAAQQMRVEKSRAAAAQLIAECSSLRPRGIDSDSEQLDGLEAIRERLAELAQSAQVEVATFAPGGAHRAEDLQASRAPNSALLDRGVRMRTVYLDSVRNHQPTLDHVGWLHSRGGQVRTVPELPVRMIIFDRCKAVLPVDTSDARVGGVVLSGAGTVAALCALFEGVWNTATALGSTPKCEARGMPPQERAVLKMLAQGYTDEAIAKRLGVSPRTARRTAATLMERLDARSRFEAGVHAVQDGWLPSSR